A genomic region of Methanobacterium sp. SMA-27 contains the following coding sequences:
- a CDS encoding adenylate kinase yields MIHWNIAALVGVPGVGKTSLCISAAGVLGYRYVNYGELMLDVAKSRNLATNRDEMFNLSIEVQEYLWKTAAIKIKDMQVSSNKILVDLHGVDRSNIGYIISLPIGIISPDIIIVVESSYENIIQRRKSDKFRERKLDNLESITEYMNILRMSMVAYSVIYGSHLTLLENDDFEKCLNELIKVLSESY; encoded by the coding sequence TTGGAACATCGCAGCCCTTGTTGGTGTTCCCGGTGTTGGTAAAACTTCGCTCTGCATAAGCGCAGCAGGGGTTCTTGGATACAGATATGTGAACTATGGAGAGTTAATGCTGGATGTGGCCAAGTCTCGAAATCTTGCTACAAACCGGGATGAAATGTTCAATCTGAGTATTGAAGTCCAAGAATACCTCTGGAAAACTGCAGCAATCAAAATTAAGGACATGCAAGTATCTTCCAATAAGATACTTGTAGATCTCCATGGTGTAGACCGATCTAATATTGGTTATATCATATCTCTTCCAATTGGAATAATTTCTCCAGATATAATAATTGTAGTTGAATCATCTTATGAGAATATCATTCAAAGACGAAAATCTGATAAATTTAGAGAACGTAAATTGGATAATTTGGAAAGCATCACTGAATATATGAATATACTAAGAATGTCCATGGTAGCATATTCAGTAATCTACGGATCTCACTTAACTTTACTTGAAAATGATGATTTCGAAAAATGTTTGAATGAACTGATTAAAGTTCTCAGTGAATCTTATTAA